TGCAATTTCATGCCAATGTATCCTGAAATTTATATGCCTAAGACCATTCCATTCCAGAAAGGATTGGCTCAAAAATTCTATCAGCCTTCAGGAACCGGGATCGGCCTAGGTTTCTTCGAATTCAATCTTCTTTCAAGACTCTCAAAGGAAGAAGATGACATTTGCCCACTTGTTATATCTGCAGAAACAAGTTTTCCATCTTTCATGTCAACTGCAGATTTTGAGCAGCCTCCACATGCACAAATCACTCAAGCTGTTTTGAAGCTCAATGACGAAGGCCATTTCGAAGTGAAAGTAATCAAACAGATATTGTGGATCGAAGGGATTCGATATGAGCTTAGGGAGATATATGGGATTGAGAATTGTAATGAACAAGGTGTTGAGGATGATAGTGAGTCATTTGGAACATGTGTGATATGCATGACTGAACCAAAAGATACTGCTGTTTTGCCTTGTCGGCACATGGTAAGACTTCCATCATAATCCATTCCTCTGTCACCCCAGATCGAAAAAAAGAGGCAATCTCGTAGTTTTTTTTTAATGTGAAGATACATTGTTAGGTACTTGATTATAACTTCCTATTGCCAATATTTTCTTTGTCAGTGTCTGTGCAGTGAGTGTGCTAAACAATTGAGGCTGAAATCGAAGAGGTGTCCGGTATGCCGGCATTCGATCCAGGAACTAATAGAGATCAAGATCGAAGTAAGAAATCAAATCAAAACAAAATCTATGTTTAACTTTATTTTTACGAGTATTGAAGTCTTGAATCACTGACTTGCCTTACAAGCTTTATATTTCTTGTTGCAGAATCAACTAAGCAAAGCATTTTTAGAAGCCCACAAAACTCACCTGTTGGACAGTGTTTATAAACAGCTTTGAAGCATTTATTAGTTTATATGCTTGAGATTGATGGTATATTTGCATAAACTAGCAAAGCAAAAGAAAACTATAGAAACTTGGTTTATCGAGTTGGTTTATACAATCACTTTTGAAAATTGATCTAATAGATTCGAGCTCGAATCTTAGAATCTTAGAACCGAGATTTACTGAGTTGGTTACTCACGCAACTACTTTTAATAAGTGATATCTAGTAGATTTTAGCTCAAATCCCAGCTTATGCAACCTCTTTTCTTGTCACAGACTACAGTCTGGTATAGTTACATACACTAGCTAAGCAAACTATAAAATCAGTTCGAATCCCAACATATGCAACTCGGGATTATGGTCTCCTTTCGGCTAGTGGAACAGAAAAGACAGAGAGAATATTTGGTGTACaagtaagaaaaaaaaaaaagaaaagaaacagatgGTTGGAATGTAATAAAGTATAGATAGGTGTAGTGAGTGGGGGGACAAAAGTGAGGTGTTACGTCTTTGAACAGTGTCTTAAAGTGAAAAGGAAACATGGAATTGTTCTTATTTGGTTTTAGAATTTGAATCTTTGTTGGGATTTTTCTTTACAGCAAAAATGTTGGTCTGCATTTTCATCATGTCGGATGCTGCATTTTTTGAATGACATTCGGAACACCCTCTCCTCTCTTTATAATAAACAAATATTATAAATGAATAAGCCAATATTACTTTTACTTTATTCCCATTCATATTGTCCTTTTGAATGAACTATTGAGTCTTAAGGTACACTTTGCTTTATTCGATTGCTCTTTCAGAAAGacttatctaagatatgtaatcttagaagatatgatattatatttgGTAGTAGGTAACCtttaatctcgtccgtcgatgtaattgtatcttggccgtcggttttgggggagctcaagtataaatagagagcctcccctcATTTGTACacactccattcattgtttcattattctttgtgaataagagaatagagagcatttactcaaacactttgtgtgcgtccctttctgttgttcttATAAGCTTCTTTTGGCGTAAGTAAGTCTTCCGCTGTACGAGTcggtgccttggaggagttcttaaggaatcctcattcgagcaaaggctgacttgggcgagtttggacgagcgaatcgcctaaggccgcacggattgcgagacgaaaggtctagccccgtgacaagtggtatcaaataatatataatatagtcCTCAGCAAAAGATGTTgggtattaaattttttattgagtTTATATCACTAGTTAGTTAGTTATTAATTCAATTGAATAACTATAAAAATAtcgttattttataaaataaattatattattttgagaatattttattattttatatagaaAAATAGAATTCAAACCTCTATAGTTTTTAAAGAATGTgtagcatttactcaaacactttgtgtgcgtccctttctgttgttcttATAAGCTTCTTTTGGCGTAAGTAAGTCTTCCGCTGTACGAGTcggtgccttggaggagttcttaaggaatcctcattcGAGCAAAGGTGACTTGGGCGAGTTTGGACGAGcgaatcgcctaaggccgcacggattgcgagacgaaaggtctagccccgtgacaagtggtatcaaataatatataatatagtcCTCAAAGAAAAGATGTTGggtattaaatttttattgagtTTATATCACTAGTTAGTTAGTTATTAATTCAATTGAATAACTATAAAATAtcgttattttataaaataaattatattattttgagaatattttattattttatatagaaAAATAGAATTCAAACCTCTATAGTTTTTAAAGAATGTGCTCTATCATTCAACAAAgccttattattatttatataaaaaatttataaatatttttattacataaTTATGTTTTTCACTTTGTGAGCGCCATAATCTAATATCTATGTaagattttgaaaaccttaaaaaataAATGTATGTCTTTAATTGTATTATTGGGTCCAAATTGATATTTGAATGCAGAAACAAGTAGTGCCAAAAGTAATGTCAACCAGTTTTAACTATTTCAAGTACAATAAAGGAAATGTGCAGAAAGTAAACAAGACAAGAGATGTTTACACAATTTGATTTTCATGCTTTTGTAGGGTCTTGCTCATAGAAAATTTTCACTACATTAGCATCTCCTACAAGTGTTTCCAAGCTCTAACACTTACTAATTTAAATTTCTCACTTTTGTACCTAAGATCTAAACATCTTCCCCTCTAAAGCTTAGTTTGGATGAGTGGTGCATTTACTTACGATTAGTGTAAAAATAACGGTGACAGTGAAATTAGATACTATAGTAATACTATAATATTAGACAAAAAGTAAACTAAATATACTATACCCAACTAGCCATCCAAACCCAACCTAAATTTTCCTTTTAAAAATTTAGGACATATATCCAATTAACGCTGGATTATCACACTCTTTAAACAAGTTGCTCATTGAATAAAATAAGTGTTCTCAACTTAGTACATGACTTTATGCGTATTTTTTATGTGTATTAACTTGTTAACATACTCAATCCTATAAAATTAACTATACCTAGGCGACGTAGCAAATTGATCCCGCAAAGGGGATCGTCCCTCCAACCGTGGGGGCTTATTCAACTTATCCAACGTAGCCGTCGAAAACGAAAGAGAAGGAACAGAGAAAAGTCAACTTAGTCAAaaccctaaattttgaaaattttataaaattttaaaaaattaaacatttaacaAATCAGTACTAACTCTTACAATAAATACTGTCTTAGTGAACTTACTGTATATTAGATAGGCATTGATATGTTCCAAATATGAAGAAAGGTTGGTAGTGGGGAGGGATTAGTTGAGATTTGTTTAAAATCAATTATGTAAGCAGACCAAATTCTGTTGATTAGCCTCTGCCTCATGCCATGGTCATGGGTCCAACACAGGGCTGAACCACTGACCAAACTTTACCAGTTATCAGGTCAATTATTCATAGTTGACTGTCACCACACCAACTATACCATatactattatataaatatatctaaatctgaaacaaaagaaaaatagaagagtcCTTAGAGGCTTAGGTGTCTGTCCAAGAAAAGGGTACTAGTTTTTGTATATCAATATttgaataatatttataaaaaataaataaataaacattggTAACAATGGGGTACTTTTTATTTGGGTGGTTGGGGCAGGGGACCCTCTAAATATTATCGGTCCTAAGTTGTTTGTACCTGATTTAAGGATTATCATACCCTTATGTTGGCTATGAAATAATTGTGTATGAGTATGACCATAATATTTAACTTTAACcctaatttatttcataattaagcaAGCTTTAAAAGGATTTAATCTTATTTTTAATAAGAAAATGTTAATTGAGTGCTAGTTTGATTGATATAAATATTATTGTCAATACTGATTTAAGTGCATTGAAACgaattatcctcttatttataaattaaaagaagCTAAacgtaattttaaatattttataaaaat
Above is a genomic segment from Gossypium arboreum isolate Shixiya-1 chromosome 8, ASM2569848v2, whole genome shotgun sequence containing:
- the LOC108468273 gene encoding probable E3 ubiquitin-protein ligase LUL4, which encodes MGHSLSKLRRPHPQTQLPSQNNSISSSSSTFNSSFNGGSTENISIPSSPSSSNAVNGNTYAFAANAPRPSASPNYYHHPPPPYSSSSLSMMASPPFCSLTPPVYVDHKTAKKIKNDVNIHKDTISLFLDHNHLDSLLLSFTFDALVDGSITIFYFAKEGLNCNFMPMYPEIYMPKTIPFQKGLAQKFYQPSGTGIGLGFFEFNLLSRLSKEEDDICPLVISAETSFPSFMSTADFEQPPHAQITQAVLKLNDEGHFEVKVIKQILWIEGIRYELREIYGIENCNEQGVEDDSESFGTCVICMTEPKDTAVLPCRHMCLCSECAKQLRLKSKRCPVCRHSIQELIEIKIENQLSKAFLEAHKTHLLDSVYKQL